In the Paraburkholderia acidisoli genome, CTCACGCGTCCGCACACGGAGGTCCGCTTGCGCGTGCGCGGCGAAGTGGAAACCGTGCCGCTGCCCGACGGCCGTTTGCCCGAAGGCGAGGGTCCGGTGCCGATGCAGCATTTCACGTCGCCCACGCGCCTGACCGAGGCCGACGCGGCGCTCGCCGAGTTCGCGCACGGCCTCGCGCCGCTCGACGACGCGGCTTCGGTGCTCGATGCAGCGGCACGCGTGGCGGAGCGCGTGCGCTATGAAGCGGGCGCGACGGACGTCACCTCGAGCGCCGCCGAGGCGTTCGCGCTTGGCCGCGGCGTATGCCAGGACCACGCGCACGTGATGCTGGCGGTGTGCCGCGCGCGGGGCGTGCCGGCGCGCTACGTGAGCGGCTACCTCGATCCCGGCGAGGCGCCGGAAATGGCAAGCCACGCGTGGGTCGACGTGTGGCTCGACAACGGCTGGGTCACTGTCGACGTCACGCACGCCTGTTTCGCCAGCGAAAAATATTGCCGGCTCGCCGTGGGGCGCGACTACGAAGCCGCCGCGCCCGTGCGCGGTCGCCGCGTGGGTGGCGTGAGCGAATCGCTCGACGTGAGCGTGCGCGTCAGCGCGCAGCAGTCGCAACAATAGTTTTCTCGTTATCACGAAGACCGCGCGCGGTGTTTCTCATGCGAAACGCGCTGCGGCACGAAGGTGCCCGAAGGGGCAGGGGGAGCGCATGACGTATTGTGTGGCGATGGCAGTCGAGCAAGGGCTCGTGTTTCTTTCCGATACGCGCACGAATGCGGGCGTCGATCACATCAGCACTTCGCGCAAGATGGCCGTGTTCGAGGAGCCGGGCGAGCGCGTGATCGTGCTGCTGGTCGCGGGCAATCTGGCGATCACGCAAGCGACGCTGCAAGTGCTCACCGAGCCCCACGACGCGGCCCGCACCACGCTCTGGAACGCGCCGACGATGGTCGAAGCCGCGCGCGTGGTGGGCGAGGCGGTGCGCGAAGTGCATCGGCGCGACGCGGAGGCGCTCAAGCGTTTCAACGTCGACTTCAACTGCAGCTTCATTCTCGGCGGCCAGATCGGCGCGCTGCCGATGCGGCTGTTCCAGATTTACGCGGCAGGCAATTTCATCGAGACGTCGAGCGTCAACCCGTACTTCCAGATCGGCGAATCGAAATACGGCAAGCCGATCATCGACCGCGTGCTGACGCCGCGCACGCCGCTCGACGAGGCCGCGAAATGCGCACTGATCTCGATGGATTCCACACTGCGTTCGAATCTTTCGGTGGGACTACCGCTCGATCTGCTCGTATACGAAGCGGATTCGTTGCGCGTGACGCGCTATGCGTCGCTCGACGAAACCAACGCGTACTTCGAGATGATTCATTCGACTTGGGGCGAACGGTTGCGTCAGGTGTTCAGCGAGATTCCCGACCCGCTCTGGACCGACGAGGGCAATGTCCCGCGCCACGAGCGCGCCGCGTTGCCGACCGCGCCGCGTGCCGCGCACGACGGTCAGCCGTCGGAACCGCGCCCCGCGCAGACGCTTGCGCAGTCGCTGCCTGGCGCCGCCGCGAACGTCCCGCGCATGCCGCGCGACGGTTGAGACTCGCGCGGGCCAAGCCACGATTCTTCTCATGATTGACCGCCGAAACCGGCGGGCGGCGGTGCTCACGGGCGGCGCAAATTGCTGCAAGCGCGAACCGAGCGATCAAGTCCCCGTCCGATCAAGGACTTGGCGCAATCTCCAGGCGGTTATCCCCATAGTTATCCAGCGAAACTGTGGACAACTTTTCTGCGCAAAAGGGGTGCATTTTGTGTGGCGCGCGCGTGCTTGATGTTTCTTATCAAGGACTTAGCTGCGCTGTCCCCGGGTTGCTCACAGGGCTATGCCCAAAATCTGTGGACAAAGCGGTTTGCAGGTTCGAGCGGCCGGCGCCGGCCGCTCTTATCGCTA is a window encoding:
- a CDS encoding transglutaminase family protein, with protein sequence MQLAIRHDTVYRYEAPVHYSIQQLRLSPLTTPAQIVTQWHVDAPGKLDATRDAYGNTLMTLVLTRPHTEVRLRVRGEVETVPLPDGRLPEGEGPVPMQHFTSPTRLTEADAALAEFAHGLAPLDDAASVLDAAARVAERVRYEAGATDVTSSAAEAFALGRGVCQDHAHVMLAVCRARGVPARYVSGYLDPGEAPEMASHAWVDVWLDNGWVTVDVTHACFASEKYCRLAVGRDYEAAAPVRGRRVGGVSESLDVSVRVSAQQSQQ
- a CDS encoding proteasome-type protease codes for the protein MTYCVAMAVEQGLVFLSDTRTNAGVDHISTSRKMAVFEEPGERVIVLLVAGNLAITQATLQVLTEPHDAARTTLWNAPTMVEAARVVGEAVREVHRRDAEALKRFNVDFNCSFILGGQIGALPMRLFQIYAAGNFIETSSVNPYFQIGESKYGKPIIDRVLTPRTPLDEAAKCALISMDSTLRSNLSVGLPLDLLVYEADSLRVTRYASLDETNAYFEMIHSTWGERLRQVFSEIPDPLWTDEGNVPRHERAALPTAPRAAHDGQPSEPRPAQTLAQSLPGAAANVPRMPRDG